DNA from Sorex araneus isolate mSorAra2 chromosome 6, mSorAra2.pri, whole genome shotgun sequence:
CTGAAGATGGACGAGCGCACGCTGCTGCGGGAGGCCAAGGAGATCAACCTGGAGAAGCTGCAGCAGGCAGTGAAGCAGGTGCGCGTGCAcggcggcggggggcggagcctgggcggggcgggcctggcgggggtggggccggtggggcggggcctgggctcgctgaccccgcccctcccgcctgcAGAACGGCGTCATGTCCGGCCTCATGCAGATGCTGTTGCTGAAGGTGTCGGCACACATCACAGagcagctgggcatggcccctggGGGCGAGTTCAGGGAGGCCTTCAAGGAGGTGAGGGGCGGTGGCGGCGGGCTGGGTGCGAGGGAGGCGCAGATGGCTGAAGGGTCCGGCCCacgcccgccccgcccaggccaGCAAGGTGCCTTTCTGCAAGTTCCACCTGGGAGACCGACCCATCCCCGTCACCTTCAAGAGAGCCATCGCCTCGCTCTCCTTCTGGCAGAAGGTCAAGCTGGTCTGGGGCCTGTGCTTCATGTCCGACCCCATCAGGTAGGGGCTCTGAGCCCCAAGGCCTTGTACCCCCCAGGGCCCTCTCAGCCCTTCCcgggtccctcccctccccttttggaACCCCATTctcgccccaggccccgcccctttctccttccccagGCTCCGCCCCTCCTACCTGGCCCCGCCCCTTCACGGGCCCCTCCCCTTttgggccccaggccccgcccctttctccttcccccagGCTCCGCCCCTCTCCTCCAGGGCCCCGCCTcttgccctctctcccctccctggctCCGCCCCTCTCCCCGGGCCCAGCCCCTTTCcgggcccctccccgggccctggGCTTGCCCCTCCGGGCTCCCGCAGCGCCCCTCTGCCCGCCCGCAGCAAGGACGACGTGGAGCGCTGCAAGCAGAAGGACCTGCTGGAGCAGATGATGGCCGAGATGATCGGCGAGTTCCCGGACCTGCACCGCACCATCGTGTCGGAGCGCGACGTGTACCTGACCTACATGCTGCGGCAGGCGGCCCGGCGCCTCGAGCTGCCGCGCGCCTCTGACGGTGAcggccggcgggcgggcgccccggggaccccccgcccgccgcccgctgaCACTGCTCCCCCCACAGCCGAGCCCAGGAAGTGCGTCCCCTCCGTGGTGGTGGGCGTCGTGGGCATGGGCCACGTCCAGGGCATCAAGAAGAACTGGACCACCGAGCTCAACATCCAGGAGGTCATGACGTGAGTGCGCATGTGCCCGgccgggggcgagggggcgggggggccagcGCCCTGATCCGAACCcagcgcccctccctcccccagcgtGCCCCCGCCGTCCATCTCCGGCAGAGTGTCCCGCCTGGCCGTGAAGGCCGCCTTCCTGGGCCTGCTGGGCTACGGCCTGTACTGGAGTGGGCGCCGCGCCGCCGGCCTGCTCCTGTCGCTGCCCGCCGCCCAGTACTGCCTGCAGAGGGTGTCCGAGGCCCGGTCGCACAAGTAGGCGCCACGGGGAGCCGACCAGCGGACGAGCCACGCGTGGCCTCCTCCAGGTCACAGCCGaggggggctgggcctggccctgggggctcctgggTGCCACCTCCCATGGGGGTCCAGGCCCAGCCgtgcccgccctccccaccctgccccaataAAGAATTATTTAACTGTTCTGAGCTCAGGCTTCCCCAGCAGGGCTGGTTAGCAGCAGGACCAGCGGGGCGAGGAGGGCTGGCCGGCGGCCGAATCCCTACCTCACTGTGCCTTTGCACCTGGCCCCAGCGTCGCTGGGTTCTGGCCACATGCTGGCACAGGGCTGGGGccaccccagccctcctcctggGGGAACCACGCGTGGCTCCAGCTCTACCTGCTGAGGGGGTTTTGACTTTGAGAAACGTTTGAGATTTTTATACTCAGGTGACCTTAACTTAAGAATTAAAGGGACTGAAGCAAGTGTCAGGAAATATCAGCCTTAAATCTGGTTGGGACAAAGATTTCTTCCCGGGGTCTCCGGGCGGGAAGGGGCAGCACTTGGGCAGTGCTGCCTGGTGGCAGGGGCAGGCTGGCCTCAGACCCGGGTGGGGGCCGGGTGGTCAGGCCAGGCAGGGCGGCCGCTGCATGGTGCTCAGACGTTGGTCATGCCACCCTACAGTTTCTGCAGCCTGCCAGTCCCAGGACATGTTTGTGTTGAAACCAAATTCCAACACAGCCAGGCAGCCTCTGGCTGGGGCCCGTCCCTGTTGTCAGTCCCACGTCTGTCTGGTccttagaaacaaataaaatctagTTTTGGAAGCGCCTGTTTTGTGACATGTGGAAAGCGGGAATCAGGAGGCAGAGGCCCTAGCCTGGGGTGGGTGCTATGCTGGAGCCTGGCGTCCTGAGCACGGTCCCCGGCGAGGACCCCCACGAGCTTGTGTGCCCACCCTCACAGGAGCCTGGGGAGCAGCAGGCTGATCCAGTCATGGGGTAGAACTGGCAGCCCGGGCTGCCAGGGGAAAGAGGGTGTGTGGGGGCTGC
Protein-coding regions in this window:
- the TRABD gene encoding traB domain-containing protein isoform X3; the protein is MGAEDGGGASAPPEVTQHGARLHPEACEERDGLGAGQWAGHSGAAQGCSRPACSFRSPKPGRLVRSALSPQASVRGASPAMDGAEKPEEEQPPREADAEPTGTVAAPSEVVPRALPGEAQNLSDVDAFNLLLEMKLKRRREQPRLPRTVTQLVAEDGSRVYVVGTAHFSSDSKKDVVRTIRAVQPDVVVVELCQYRVSMLKMDERTLLREAKEINLEKLQQAVKQNGVMSGLMQMLLLKVSAHITEQLGMAPGGEFREAFKEKVKLVWGLCFMSDPISKDDVERCKQKDLLEQMMAEMIGEFPDLHRTIVSERDVYLTYMLRQAARRLELPRASDAEPRKCVPSVVVGVVGMGHVQGIKKNWTTELNIQEVMTVPPPSISGRVSRLAVKAAFLGLLGYGLYWSGRRAAGLLLSLPAAQYCLQRVSEARSHK
- the TRABD gene encoding traB domain-containing protein isoform X4 — encoded protein: MDGAEKPEEEQPPREADAEPTGTVAAPSEVVPRALPGEAQNLSDVDAFNLLLEMKLKRRREQPRLPRTVTQLVAEDGSRVYVVGTAHFSSDSKKDVVRTIRAVQPDVVVVELCQYRVSMLKMDERTLLREAKEINLEKLQQAVKQNGVMSGLMQMLLLKVSAHITEQLGMAPGGEFREAFKEASKVPFCKFHLGDRPIPVTFKRAIASLSFWQKVKLVWGLCFMSDPISKDDVERCKQKDLLEQMMAEMIGEFPDLHRTIVSERDVYLTYMLRQAARRLELPRASDAEPRKCVPSVVVGVVGMGHVQGIKKNWTTELNIQEVMTVPPPSISGRVSRLAVKAAFLGLLGYGLYWSGRRAAGLLLSLPAAQYCLQRVSEARSHK
- the TRABD gene encoding traB domain-containing protein isoform X2 — protein: MGAEDGGGASAPPEVTQHGARLHPEACEERDGLGAGQWAGHSGAAQGCSRPACSFRSPKPGRLVRSALSPQASVRGASPAMDGAEKPEEEQPPREADAEPTGTVAAPSEVVPRALPGEAQNLSDVDAFNLLLEMKLKRRREQPRLPRTVTQLVAEDGSRVYVVGTAHFSSDSKKDVVRTIRAVQPDVVVVELCQYRVSMLKMDERTLLREAKEINLEKLQQAVKQNGVMSGLMQMLLLKVSAHITEQLGMAPGGEFREAFKEFHLGDRPIPVTFKRAIASLSFWQKVKLVWGLCFMSDPISKDDVERCKQKDLLEQMMAEMIGEFPDLHRTIVSERDVYLTYMLRQAARRLELPRASDAEPRKCVPSVVVGVVGMGHVQGIKKNWTTELNIQEVMTVPPPSISGRVSRLAVKAAFLGLLGYGLYWSGRRAAGLLLSLPAAQYCLQRVSEARSHK
- the TRABD gene encoding traB domain-containing protein isoform X1; translation: MGAEDGGGASAPPEVTQHGARLHPEACEERDGLGAGQWAGHSGAAQGCSRPACSFRSPKPGRLVRSALSPQASVRGASPAMDGAEKPEEEQPPREADAEPTGTVAAPSEVVPRALPGEAQNLSDVDAFNLLLEMKLKRRREQPRLPRTVTQLVAEDGSRVYVVGTAHFSSDSKKDVVRTIRAVQPDVVVVELCQYRVSMLKMDERTLLREAKEINLEKLQQAVKQNGVMSGLMQMLLLKVSAHITEQLGMAPGGEFREAFKEASKVPFCKFHLGDRPIPVTFKRAIASLSFWQKVKLVWGLCFMSDPISKDDVERCKQKDLLEQMMAEMIGEFPDLHRTIVSERDVYLTYMLRQAARRLELPRASDAEPRKCVPSVVVGVVGMGHVQGIKKNWTTELNIQEVMTVPPPSISGRVSRLAVKAAFLGLLGYGLYWSGRRAAGLLLSLPAAQYCLQRVSEARSHK